A stretch of Deltaproteobacteria bacterium DNA encodes these proteins:
- a CDS encoding DUF366 family protein, which produces MIAKFIEDEICYTGRELTSHWAYRRFGLLGDSIVAFRGPCDLPVERMADLEDILSDAPIHSTRMLHFIVEHFGISLEISILRQRLLICLIAEELNRDGAVRVIRRGDDLYSGEGKLSVSIAVQSPVSTMIHAGLNVVTEGTPVRTAGLSELGVAPEGLAEEILVRYGEEIDGIARARCKVRGVP; this is translated from the coding sequence ATGATTGCAAAATTTATTGAGGATGAGATCTGCTATACCGGCCGGGAATTGACCTCCCACTGGGCTTATCGCCGATTCGGCCTTTTGGGCGACAGTATCGTCGCCTTCCGTGGTCCCTGTGATCTTCCTGTAGAACGGATGGCCGACCTGGAGGATATCCTCTCCGATGCGCCGATCCACAGCACCCGGATGCTTCATTTCATTGTGGAACATTTCGGGATCTCCCTGGAAATCTCGATCCTGCGGCAGCGTCTGCTGATCTGTCTCATTGCGGAAGAACTGAACCGGGATGGTGCGGTAAGGGTGATCCGCAGGGGAGACGACCTTTATTCCGGGGAAGGAAAACTCTCCGTTTCTATTGCCGTACAGAGCCCCGTTTCCACGATGATCCATGCCGGTCTGAACGTGGTGACGGAAGGGACTCCCGTCAGGACCGCCGGTCTTTCGGAACTCGGTGTCGCTCCGGAAGGGTTGGCGGAAGAGATCCTTGTCCGTTACGGTGAGGAGATTGACGGGATTGCCCGTGCCCGGTGTAAGGTCAGGGGGGTTCCCTGA
- a CDS encoding 7-carboxy-7-deazaguanine synthase QueE, with product MERETVSVMEIFTSLQGEGPELGARHLFVRFYGCNRRCVYCDTEAALKLSGPCRIEQTPGRGDFRERPNPLNLEEVAHLILSGSVQAGGIDALTLTGGEPLLYAPFLRELLPLLDHRFPCLLETNGLLSDALQSVLPWIDVVSMDVKIPSATGEAADWEGHRRFLQTGGAKIGYVKTVLSPDVKEDELHLLAELIRSGGCPPLVLQPVSGSERDRSWIERLFDIQAGLREAGIDSVRIIPQVHKLLGVL from the coding sequence ATGGAGAGGGAGACCGTGTCGGTTATGGAGATCTTTACCTCCCTCCAGGGGGAAGGTCCGGAGTTGGGAGCTCGTCATCTCTTTGTCCGGTTTTACGGGTGTAACCGTAGATGTGTTTATTGCGACACGGAGGCGGCGCTGAAGCTTTCCGGTCCATGCCGAATCGAACAGACTCCGGGCCGGGGGGATTTTCGGGAGCGGCCCAATCCCCTGAACCTGGAGGAGGTCGCCCACCTGATCCTCTCCGGTTCGGTTCAGGCAGGGGGGATTGATGCACTGACGCTCACCGGTGGAGAGCCGTTGCTTTATGCCCCTTTTCTCCGGGAACTTCTCCCCCTGCTGGATCATCGTTTCCCCTGCCTGCTCGAAACCAACGGTCTTCTCTCTGATGCCCTGCAGTCGGTCCTTCCCTGGATCGATGTTGTTTCCATGGATGTGAAAATCCCTTCCGCCACCGGAGAGGCGGCCGACTGGGAGGGGCATCGACGTTTCCTTCAGACCGGGGGGGCGAAGATCGGTTATGTCAAGACGGTCCTCTCTCCGGACGTGAAAGAGGACGAACTCCACCTTCTGGCGGAACTGATCCGCTCCGGAGGCTGTCCACCCCTTGTCCTGCAGCCGGTGAGCGGCTCGGAGCGGGACCGTTCCTGGATTGAAAGGCTCTTTGATATACAGGCGGGTTTGCGGGAAGCGGGGATCGATTCAGTCCGCATCATTCCCCAGGTCCATAAGCTTCTTGGGGTGTTGTAG
- the mnmA gene encoding tRNA 2-thiouridine(34) synthase MnmA — protein sequence MSKKEKVLVAMSGGVDSSVAAALLKDAGYDVVGATMKIWDEGREGTFENPRICCSLTAVEDALAVCECLGIPYHILEFQDFFRKEIVENFCAEYRAGRTPNPCVLCNTLLKFHHFLKEAERLGCDRIATGHYARIEHDPGSGFYRLRKGLDPGKDQSYFLYGVTQEILARLLFPVGDYRKTGIRELAEKFSLPVAEKAESQEICFIPDNDYTAFLHRRDPDAFREGEIRDRQGRLLGRHGGYMNFTVGQRRGLGVAHPVPLYVVAIRPEENLVVAGEKKDLLSLEAKVVSINWVSGFPPDSTARLTAKIRYRHQGAKARIEISGNSAATCRVVFDTPQEAITPGQSMVFYDDDIVLGGGIIDEVT from the coding sequence ATGTCAAAGAAAGAAAAAGTTCTCGTCGCCATGAGCGGCGGTGTTGACAGTTCCGTGGCGGCGGCGCTCCTGAAAGATGCGGGGTACGATGTTGTGGGTGCAACCATGAAGATCTGGGATGAAGGAAGGGAGGGAACCTTCGAGAATCCCCGGATCTGCTGCTCCCTCACCGCCGTGGAGGACGCACTGGCCGTCTGCGAATGCCTCGGAATTCCTTATCATATCCTTGAGTTCCAGGACTTTTTTCGTAAAGAGATCGTCGAGAACTTTTGTGCCGAATACCGGGCCGGACGAACGCCGAATCCCTGTGTTCTCTGCAACACGCTCCTCAAGTTTCATCACTTTCTGAAAGAGGCCGAAAGATTAGGCTGTGACCGGATCGCCACGGGCCACTATGCACGGATCGAGCATGACCCCGGATCCGGTTTTTACCGCCTGAGGAAGGGGCTCGACCCCGGCAAGGACCAGTCCTATTTTCTCTACGGCGTGACTCAGGAGATTCTTGCACGTCTTCTCTTTCCGGTTGGCGACTACCGAAAGACCGGGATCCGGGAACTGGCCGAAAAGTTTTCTCTTCCCGTGGCTGAGAAGGCGGAGAGTCAGGAGATCTGCTTTATTCCGGATAACGACTACACAGCCTTCCTCCATCGCCGGGATCCCGACGCCTTCCGGGAAGGGGAGATCCGGGATCGGCAGGGAAGACTCCTCGGCCGTCACGGCGGATATATGAATTTTACCGTGGGACAGCGGCGGGGACTGGGAGTCGCCCATCCCGTTCCGCTCTATGTTGTGGCGATCCGTCCCGAAGAAAATCTCGTTGTCGCGGGGGAGAAGAAGGACCTCTTGTCCCTGGAAGCGAAGGTCGTCTCCATCAACTGGGTTTCCGGTTTTCCCCCGGATTCAACGGCCCGGCTGACGGCGAAAATCCGCTACCGCCATCAGGGGGCAAAGGCCCGGATCGAGATCTCCGGAAATTCCGCGGCGACGTGCCGGGTGGTCTTTGACACACCCCAGGAGGCGATTACCCCGGGTCAGTCGATGGTTTTTTACGACGACGATATTGTCCTGGGCGGCGGGATCATTGATGAAGTAACCTGA
- a CDS encoding ATP-binding protein, translated as MVPEDLYSGRKQELQTLLKMLTGLPRVPVQSAAILGPGRVGTSEFLKRLYLELFRSGGDVIPFYYRFERIFHDPLHFVRDYLACLIRQYSAFQCNDPSLFVSGSPCFSSVQKLAYGQSDKTLDRFFEALDEAFEADDREACLKAALYAPAVLAEGAGKYAVMMVDHFHLALRMSWSACPSLMELYPAVMEVRRAPHLITGLSGLLQRDFLGMESTAGLIRRIQMDVLDEESALAAFLHLAERYQVKADPEAVRCELARFHGVPYYMVCLIRRARQQGLALTSAEVIGDLYFREIAGGEIAAYFEAILNRSFRDPFAKRDAVRIMNLPPLAGGSVLRIEEVAKRVSLDLQRVRELTESLIQGGLLEGDYGMVHLTADPVLADFLKAAQRSWLTRTGEESIRREILKESPDVPILTELQGNEEPGGSGVKREKISFGLVLPMVSETELVAARALEQVAERVDFPDEEIGKIRMALIEACINSFEHSGSSDGKIYITFTLDREKLTIVVEDKGRSFDPKRVPAPERVTTRKAPSRRGWGIELIKNLMDRVEFDDVAVGTRLRMIKYLPRDAGLKAEAG; from the coding sequence ATGGTGCCGGAGGATCTCTATTCCGGCAGGAAGCAGGAACTTCAGACCCTTCTGAAGATGCTGACCGGTCTTCCCCGGGTGCCGGTGCAGAGTGCCGCGATCCTTGGTCCCGGTCGGGTGGGGACGAGCGAATTTCTCAAACGTCTCTACCTCGAACTCTTTCGCTCCGGTGGCGATGTCATTCCCTTCTATTATCGGTTTGAACGGATCTTTCATGATCCGCTCCATTTTGTCCGGGATTATCTGGCCTGCCTGATCCGGCAGTATTCAGCTTTTCAGTGCAATGATCCGTCACTTTTCGTTTCCGGTTCCCCTTGTTTCTCCTCCGTTCAGAAACTGGCCTATGGGCAGTCTGACAAAACCCTCGACCGGTTTTTCGAGGCTCTCGACGAGGCTTTCGAGGCGGACGACCGGGAAGCATGTCTTAAGGCCGCGCTTTATGCACCGGCCGTTCTCGCCGAGGGTGCCGGGAAATATGCCGTGATGATGGTTGATCATTTTCATCTCGCACTCCGGATGTCCTGGTCTGCCTGTCCGTCTCTGATGGAGCTTTATCCTGCGGTGATGGAGGTCCGCCGGGCACCGCATCTGATCACCGGTCTCTCCGGTCTTTTGCAACGGGATTTTTTAGGGATGGAATCAACGGCCGGTCTGATCCGCCGGATTCAAATGGATGTTCTGGATGAGGAAAGTGCCCTTGCGGCCTTCCTGCATCTGGCGGAGCGTTATCAGGTCAAGGCCGATCCCGAAGCGGTTCGGTGTGAATTGGCCCGCTTTCACGGGGTTCCCTACTACATGGTTTGCCTGATCCGGCGGGCACGGCAGCAGGGCCTTGCCCTCACTTCCGCAGAGGTGATCGGCGATCTTTATTTCCGGGAGATTGCCGGGGGGGAGATTGCCGCGTATTTTGAAGCCATTCTCAACCGTTCTTTCCGTGACCCCTTTGCCAAACGGGATGCCGTGCGGATCATGAATCTGCCCCCTCTCGCCGGGGGGAGCGTGCTGCGGATCGAGGAGGTGGCCAAACGGGTTTCGCTCGACCTCCAGCGGGTACGGGAATTGACGGAATCCCTGATCCAGGGAGGGCTGCTGGAAGGGGATTACGGGATGGTTCATCTCACGGCCGACCCGGTTCTGGCCGATTTTCTGAAAGCGGCGCAGCGATCCTGGCTGACCCGGACCGGTGAAGAATCGATTCGAAGGGAAATCCTGAAGGAATCGCCCGATGTGCCTATTCTGACGGAGTTGCAGGGGAACGAGGAGCCTGGGGGTTCCGGAGTCAAACGGGAGAAGATCTCCTTCGGCCTGGTCCTCCCGATGGTCTCCGAGACGGAGTTGGTGGCGGCCCGTGCATTGGAGCAGGTGGCGGAGCGGGTCGATTTTCCCGACGAGGAGATCGGCAAAATCCGGATGGCCCTTATCGAAGCCTGTATCAACTCTTTCGAGCACAGCGGAAGTTCCGATGGAAAAATCTATATCACCTTTACCCTGGACCGCGAGAAGTTGACCATCGTGGTGGAAGACAAGGGGCGTTCCTTTGATCCGAAGCGGGTCCCGGCGCCGGAACGGGTAACGACCCGGAAGGCCCCTTCCCGAAGGGGGTGGGGGATTGAACTGATCAAGAACCTCATGGATCGGGTGGAGTTTGATGACGTGGCGGTGGGGACGCGACTTCGGATGATCAAGTACCTGCCGAGGGATGCCGGTTTAAAGGCGGAGGCGGGATAG
- a CDS encoding STAS domain-containing protein, producing the protein MGGVEVAVKFREDCAIFYPHGYINNLGGEKIEQRCADVLQDGYRKFVVNFENSPIINSIGISFLIGMIDRINKSEGSVCFSNLTGNNSEVFEFMGLTRFAPIFSSEEEALHYTQEHQGG; encoded by the coding sequence ATGGGAGGTGTGGAGGTTGCAGTCAAGTTCCGGGAGGATTGCGCGATCTTTTATCCCCACGGTTATATCAACAACCTGGGGGGGGAGAAGATTGAGCAGCGGTGTGCGGATGTCCTGCAGGATGGATACCGGAAGTTTGTCGTCAATTTTGAGAACTCGCCGATCATCAACAGTATCGGGATTTCTTTTTTGATCGGGATGATCGACCGGATTAACAAGTCCGAGGGTTCCGTCTGTTTTTCCAATCTGACCGGGAACAACTCCGAGGTCTTCGAATTTATGGGATTGACCCGCTTTGCCCCCATTTTTTCCAGCGAAGAAGAAGCGCTTCATTATACGCAGGAGCATCAGGGAGGATGA
- a CDS encoding HD domain-containing protein → MMEEMITPQSRTEIRKMLYAFSSLNDLGQVITSNGSFDDVTRSGLYLILGTLSAVRGAVFRYSTEEGGLRLLAAKGVEESVFPLLPLSKEEERSFLTVPHVVMLNPPPVELNGFFVRHGERCLELQAALLVPLRVGEELVGILTLGERFGGGEYTGEDLQVLAMMAQQLSVTLHNQRLFSLLQKKAEENRVLYENLRKIYHDTIRAFAAAIDAKDEYTRGHSARVAAYAVALGEELGLPPKVIEGLRLAGLLHDIGKITVDSSIIRKKTCLSAEEMVEMHRHPAVGYEILSKIQFPWGDLSSLARHHHEKIDGKGYPDGLRGKDIDLDVRIITLADAFDAMTTDRPYRKQIGLAEALCEVKRCMGSQFDADVARVLFRVLEKELIGSADPPRILPHLTMQYDAAQVCRMIRTFYQ, encoded by the coding sequence ATGATGGAGGAAATGATTACACCTCAGTCCCGGACGGAGATTCGGAAGATGCTCTATGCTTTCAGCTCGCTCAATGACCTCGGACAGGTCATTACGTCCAACGGGTCCTTTGATGATGTGACTCGCTCCGGTCTCTATCTGATTTTGGGGACCCTCTCGGCGGTGCGGGGGGCTGTCTTTCGCTATTCAACGGAAGAGGGGGGGTTGCGGCTTCTGGCCGCCAAAGGGGTGGAGGAATCGGTTTTCCCTTTGCTTCCGCTCTCGAAGGAAGAGGAGCGGTCTTTCCTGACGGTGCCCCATGTGGTGATGCTGAATCCCCCACCGGTTGAGCTGAACGGGTTCTTTGTCCGCCATGGAGAGCGGTGCCTGGAACTTCAGGCGGCGTTACTGGTTCCACTTCGGGTCGGAGAGGAACTGGTCGGGATTCTGACCCTGGGTGAACGATTCGGCGGCGGAGAGTACACCGGGGAGGACCTGCAGGTCCTGGCGATGATGGCCCAGCAGCTTTCCGTGACACTCCACAATCAGCGGCTCTTTTCGCTGTTGCAGAAAAAAGCGGAAGAGAACCGGGTTCTCTATGAAAATCTCCGGAAGATCTATCACGATACGATCCGGGCCTTTGCCGCCGCCATTGATGCCAAGGACGAGTATACCCGGGGGCATTCGGCCCGGGTGGCGGCCTATGCCGTTGCCCTCGGGGAAGAGCTGGGATTGCCCCCGAAGGTGATCGAAGGGCTGCGTCTGGCCGGCCTGCTCCATGATATCGGCAAGATTACCGTCGATAGTTCAATCATCCGAAAAAAGACGTGTCTCAGTGCGGAAGAGATGGTGGAGATGCACCGGCATCCGGCAGTCGGCTATGAGATCCTTTCGAAGATCCAGTTCCCCTGGGGGGACCTTTCGTCTCTGGCGCGGCATCATCATGAGAAGATCGACGGAAAAGGGTATCCCGATGGTTTGCGCGGCAAAGACATCGATCTGGATGTCCGGATCATTACCCTGGCCGACGCCTTTGATGCGATGACGACGGACCGGCCTTACCGGAAGCAGATCGGCCTGGCCGAGGCGTTGTGCGAGGTCAAACGTTGTATGGGGTCGCAGTTCGACGCCGATGTCGCCCGGGTTCTCTTCCGGGTCCTGGAAAAGGAGTTGATCGGGAGTGCCGATCCTCCCCGGATCCTGCCGCACTTGACCATGCAGTACGATGCTGCTCAGGTCTGCCGTATGATCCGGACCTTCTATCAGTAG
- a CDS encoding ATP-binding cassette domain-containing protein produces MSENVLVLRDVGFSYRFDRKSFSPPVLKQINLTVQRGEVVVLVGPSGAGKSSLLRLLNRLEDPGEGEILFDGIPLCERSPQELRRKIALLLQEIFLIEGSIRDNLLLPFDGEGGIRDRRRAMEAALDAVGLPGGFLRRSTGELSVGERQRVGIARILMTSPRVMLLDEPTSALDRENRRVLAQTIRRINRDRSMTFVVVTHSRSFAEELAGRIVRIRKGEILSP; encoded by the coding sequence TTGAGCGAAAACGTTCTGGTCCTGAGGGATGTCGGGTTTTCTTATCGGTTTGACCGTAAATCTTTTTCTCCTCCTGTTCTGAAACAGATCAACCTGACCGTACAGCGGGGCGAGGTCGTTGTCCTGGTCGGTCCCTCCGGGGCGGGCAAATCGTCTTTGCTGCGTCTTCTGAATCGTCTTGAAGATCCGGGGGAGGGAGAAATCCTCTTCGACGGGATTCCCCTGTGCGAGCGGTCTCCGCAGGAACTGCGGCGGAAGATCGCCTTGCTGTTGCAGGAGATTTTCCTGATCGAGGGCAGTATTCGGGACAATCTTCTCCTTCCTTTCGATGGGGAAGGAGGCATTCGGGATCGGCGGCGGGCGATGGAGGCCGCCCTCGATGCCGTGGGACTTCCCGGCGGCTTTCTCCGTCGATCCACTGGGGAATTGTCCGTGGGGGAACGACAACGGGTCGGCATTGCCCGCATCCTGATGACCTCCCCCCGGGTTATGCTGCTCGATGAACCGACTTCGGCCCTTGATCGGGAGAACCGGCGGGTGTTGGCGCAGACGATTCGCCGGATCAATCGCGATCGGTCGATGACCTTTGTCGTGGTGACCCATTCCCGGAGTTTTGCCGAGGAGCTTGCAGGACGGATCGTGCGCATCCGGAAGGGAGAGATCCTGTCCCCATGA
- the fetB gene encoding iron export ABC transporter permease subunit FetB, producing MMDEAILNIGIGQLALTVLLILLVVGLSFYEKLRLTKDYLVGVVRTVVQLFLVGYILDALFALNRWPLVLCALAVMVSAACQAGVGRLKWRQSRSRLFAGMGFALILGTGVTLFVVTRIVLRINPWYHPRYLIPLAGMIIGNAMNGATLGAERFRSELILRKNEVETLLCLGFDVRRASESARKSAMSAALLPMLNSMMVVGLVSLPGMMTGQILSGTSPLIAVRYQIVVMIMISSAVALSSFVMVRFLTRSFFTGAAQIRYEALH from the coding sequence ATGATGGATGAAGCGATTCTGAATATCGGTATCGGGCAACTGGCGTTGACCGTTCTTCTGATCCTGCTGGTAGTGGGGCTCTCCTTTTATGAAAAGCTCCGCCTGACAAAGGATTATCTCGTCGGTGTGGTTCGGACCGTGGTCCAGCTTTTTCTGGTGGGGTATATTCTCGATGCGCTCTTTGCCTTGAACCGATGGCCTCTGGTCCTGTGCGCCCTGGCCGTCATGGTTTCTGCGGCCTGCCAGGCCGGTGTGGGGAGGTTGAAATGGCGGCAGAGCCGCAGCCGGCTTTTCGCAGGGATGGGTTTTGCGCTGATCCTGGGGACCGGTGTGACCCTCTTTGTCGTCACCCGGATCGTCCTTCGCATCAATCCTTGGTACCATCCCCGGTACCTGATCCCCTTGGCGGGAATGATCATCGGCAACGCCATGAACGGGGCGACCCTCGGTGCCGAGCGCTTCCGGAGTGAATTGATCCTCCGGAAAAACGAGGTGGAGACGCTCCTTTGCCTCGGATTTGATGTGCGTCGAGCCTCCGAGAGTGCGCGAAAGAGTGCGATGTCGGCGGCCCTTCTCCCGATGCTGAACAGTATGATGGTGGTGGGACTCGTTTCGCTGCCGGGCATGATGACCGGGCAGATCCTTTCCGGAACCTCTCCGCTGATCGCGGTCCGTTACCAGATTGTTGTAATGATCATGATTTCTTCGGCGGTGGCTCTCAGTTCCTTTGTCATGGTTCGATTCCTGACACGGAGTTTTTTCACCGGGGCGGCACAGATCCGTTACGAGGCCTTGCATTGA
- a CDS encoding sigma-54-dependent Fis family transcriptional regulator — MSAVKHSVNSHTLLVVDDEAGVRESVRMIFANDYNVLSAGNGEEALRIVQSELPDVILLDVKMPGMNGMETLRKIKESSHPSRIVMITATKTIKNAVEAMKLGAEDYVTKPFDVDEIRLIVKRSLENIDLINEVKTLRSEVKRSYNFDNIIGRTESMQKVFKTIQQIADKKSTVAIYGESGTGKELIARAIHFNSWRREKPFVAVNIAAVPETLIENELFGHEKGAFTDARERTLGKFEMADGGTLFLDEIGELPMSAQVKLLRVLQEKEFTRLGSSVSEKLDVRFVVATNRDLEEAMRLKEFREDLYYRINVVPIRIPPLRERKNDIHLLVNHLLEKICAEACEPPFPRDGSNRRGGGDRRSSPAEAHPVKRISKEALELLMEYRWPGNVRELENVIERCVAFSNGDVILPEDLPEKIRALQMDATSLDHGFIEKGQSLSDTVEAFEKKMIQSALQRTSGNKTKAAESLRITRKMLRYKVEKYGIQP; from the coding sequence ATGTCTGCCGTCAAACATTCCGTAAATTCGCATACGTTACTGGTCGTGGACGATGAAGCGGGGGTCCGTGAATCGGTCCGGATGATCTTTGCAAACGATTACAACGTCCTTTCCGCCGGGAACGGTGAGGAGGCTCTCCGCATCGTCCAGAGCGAGTTGCCCGATGTGATCCTTCTGGATGTCAAGATGCCCGGGATGAACGGAATGGAGACCCTCCGCAAGATCAAGGAATCGAGCCATCCCTCCCGGATTGTCATGATTACGGCCACCAAAACCATCAAGAACGCCGTGGAGGCGATGAAATTAGGCGCCGAGGATTATGTCACCAAGCCCTTTGATGTGGATGAGATCCGGTTGATTGTGAAGCGCTCCCTGGAGAATATCGACCTGATCAATGAGGTAAAAACCCTTCGTTCCGAGGTGAAACGGTCTTACAACTTCGACAATATTATCGGTCGGACCGAAAGCATGCAGAAGGTTTTCAAGACTATTCAGCAGATTGCCGACAAAAAATCGACCGTTGCGATCTACGGAGAAAGCGGCACCGGCAAGGAGCTGATCGCCCGGGCGATTCATTTCAACAGTTGGCGGAGGGAAAAGCCTTTCGTGGCCGTCAATATTGCGGCCGTCCCGGAGACCCTGATCGAAAACGAACTCTTCGGCCACGAGAAGGGGGCCTTTACCGATGCCAGAGAGCGGACCCTGGGGAAATTCGAGATGGCCGACGGGGGGACCCTCTTCCTTGATGAGATCGGGGAACTTCCGATGAGTGCACAGGTCAAGCTTCTGCGGGTCCTGCAGGAAAAAGAGTTTACCCGTCTCGGTTCCTCGGTGAGCGAAAAACTTGATGTCCGTTTTGTCGTCGCCACCAACCGGGACCTGGAAGAGGCGATGCGGTTGAAAGAATTCCGGGAGGACCTTTACTATCGGATCAATGTCGTCCCGATCCGGATCCCCCCGTTGCGCGAACGGAAGAACGATATTCACCTCCTGGTCAACCATTTGCTCGAGAAGATCTGTGCGGAGGCGTGTGAACCCCCCTTTCCCCGGGACGGGAGCAACCGGCGTGGTGGAGGCGACCGGCGGAGTTCACCGGCGGAGGCCCATCCGGTCAAACGGATTTCCAAAGAGGCGCTGGAACTTCTGATGGAGTACCGCTGGCCCGGCAATGTGCGGGAACTGGAGAATGTCATTGAACGGTGTGTGGCTTTCAGTAATGGAGATGTGATCCTGCCGGAGGACCTGCCCGAAAAGATCCGTGCACTGCAGATGGATGCGACCAGCCTGGATCATGGATTTATCGAAAAAGGGCAATCTCTTTCCGATACGGTGGAAGCGTTTGAAAAAAAGATGATTCAGAGTGCCTTGCAGCGGACCAGCGGTAACAAGACCAAGGCGGCGGAATCGCTGCGGATTACCCGGAAGATGCTGCGTTATAAGGTGGAAAAGTACGGGATTCAACCCTGA
- a CDS encoding response regulator, which translates to MSDRGMVLIVDDEIGPVESMRMILKPHHHVDTAGSGAEALRMLSQKQYDVVTLDLNMPDMHGIDVLKKIREDHEEVEVIVVTGYGTLTTAQQALRYNVFDYITKPFDVSDLIRVADAAVQKKRLRQESHREISEFQCMSHSRDERQAREVAIEVPLQNACSYYHDLSLMDFIKVLSRILEEKSPSMHYHSVRVDRFSRVIAEEIGLPRQERDYLTIAAFLHDIGKVGINNSTLNKAGALSAHEWEEMREHPSRGVELVRPLCLPEEVLSIILHHHESYDGSGYPHGLKGNEIPLCARIIGIIDSYDAMISNRPYRKARPMGWVIRELRDCAGTQFDPEIIDVFINCLQYQQELQPVQACQLSL; encoded by the coding sequence ATGAGTGATCGAGGAATGGTTTTGATCGTGGATGATGAAATCGGTCCTGTGGAATCGATGCGGATGATCTTAAAACCCCACCATCATGTCGATACCGCCGGCAGTGGAGCGGAGGCGTTACGGATGTTGTCTCAAAAGCAGTATGATGTGGTCACCCTCGATTTGAACATGCCCGATATGCACGGCATTGATGTACTTAAAAAGATCAGGGAGGATCATGAAGAGGTTGAAGTAATTGTCGTCACCGGTTACGGGACCCTGACAACGGCACAGCAGGCACTCCGGTATAATGTTTTTGACTACATTACCAAGCCCTTTGACGTCTCGGACCTGATTCGTGTGGCGGATGCCGCAGTTCAAAAGAAGCGTCTTCGGCAAGAGAGTCACCGGGAGATTTCCGAATTTCAGTGCATGAGCCATTCGAGGGATGAACGACAGGCTCGGGAAGTAGCCATTGAAGTTCCCCTGCAGAATGCATGTTCTTATTACCATGATCTCAGCCTCATGGATTTTATCAAAGTCCTCTCCCGGATTCTGGAAGAGAAAAGTCCCAGTATGCATTATCATTCCGTTCGGGTGGATCGGTTTTCCCGGGTGATCGCGGAAGAGATCGGACTACCCCGGCAAGAGAGAGATTATCTGACCATTGCCGCTTTTCTCCATGATATCGGCAAGGTAGGAATCAACAACAGTACACTGAACAAGGCGGGGGCACTGAGCGCCCATGAATGGGAGGAGATGCGGGAACACCCTTCCCGCGGGGTGGAACTGGTCCGACCGCTCTGTCTGCCCGAGGAGGTCCTTTCCATCATTCTCCATCATCACGAATCCTACGACGGTAGTGGCTATCCCCACGGGCTGAAGGGAAATGAGATTCCTCTTTGTGCACGGATTATCGGGATCATCGACAGTTACGATGCCATGATCTCCAATCGTCCTTACCGAAAGGCCCGTCCTATGGGATGGGTCATCCGGGAGTTGCGGGACTGTGCCGGGACACAGTTTGACCCGGAGATCATCGATGTCTTCATCAACTGTTTGCAGTACCAGCAGGAGTTGCAGCCGGTTCAGGCCTGCCAACTTTCCCTTTGA
- a CDS encoding zinc ribbon domain-containing protein, producing the protein MPIYEFYCSECHRIYNFLSRSVQIKKRPDCPQCGKKELAKQVSLFAISRGREEGESGELPDIDEAKMAKVMESMAGEVEGMDEEDPRQAAQLMRKLYDATGLNLGPGMEEAIHRMEAGEDPDRIEEELGDLLENEDPFSAGTKQGTLKNFSRKILPPSTDDTLYEM; encoded by the coding sequence ATGCCGATCTACGAATTTTATTGCTCCGAATGTCACCGAATCTATAATTTTCTCTCCCGCTCCGTTCAAATAAAAAAACGTCCCGATTGTCCGCAGTGCGGCAAAAAGGAGCTTGCAAAGCAGGTTTCCCTCTTCGCGATTTCCAGGGGACGGGAGGAGGGGGAGTCCGGGGAGCTTCCTGACATCGACGAGGCGAAGATGGCGAAGGTCATGGAGTCAATGGCCGGTGAAGTGGAAGGGATGGATGAGGAGGATCCCCGCCAGGCCGCGCAGCTCATGCGGAAGCTCTATGATGCAACAGGCCTGAATCTGGGGCCCGGCATGGAAGAGGCCATCCACCGGATGGAGGCGGGTGAGGATCCCGACCGGATCGAGGAAGAATTAGGGGACCTCCTCGAAAACGAAGATCCCTTTTCCGCCGGGACGAAGCAGGGGACGCTTAAGAACTTTTCCAGAAAGATCCTTCCCCCTTCCACCGATGACACCCTCTACGAGATGTAG